Proteins from a genomic interval of Zingiber officinale cultivar Zhangliang chromosome 1B, Zo_v1.1, whole genome shotgun sequence:
- the LOC122043335 gene encoding arabinogalactan protein 22-like produces MNRALPLGLMAVFMALAFGVALMPAVQANSPAPAPAPTSDGVSVDQGIAYLLMLVALVLTYLIHPLDASSSYKLF; encoded by the exons ATGAATCGGGCACTTCCTCTTGGTTTGATGGCGGTCTTCATGGCGTTGGCGTTCGGCGTCGCGCTAATGCCGGCCGTCCAGGCAAATTCTCCGGCGCCGGCACCCGCGCCGACCAGTGATG GGGTATCCGTCGACCAAGGGATTGCTTACCTGCTGATGCTGGTGGCGCTGGTGCTCACCTATCTCATCCACCCTTTGGACGCCTCATCATCCTACAAGCTCTTCTAG